Proteins co-encoded in one Armatimonadota bacterium genomic window:
- a CDS encoding tripartite tricarboxylate transporter permease produces MSLLGIFHDLLYGIGVAASPTNLFVAAVGLLLGTAIGVLPGLGGTNGIALLLPLTFRLQPTSAIILLSSVYWGAIFGGAITSILFNIPGEPWSVATTFDGHPLAKQGKPGIALAAAFTSSFIGAFISIVLFTFFAPPLAEVALKFGPPENFAVLLLAFATIAGLEGGDPLKSVLMTLLGLLLGTVGFDIVSGSPRMTFDVVALQSGINFIVIAIGLFGLGEILLTVEEGLRLEGVRARLSFRDVWETWKLFPRYVWTIIRGTALGFWIGVLPGTGATPASFMSYGLARQFSPRGHRFGTGEVEGVVAPETAAHAAGIGALLPMITLGIPGSPTAAVMLAGFFIWGLNPGPLLFREQREFVWGLIGSMYLANVIGVLIVLTMVPAFAAINRIPFGILAPLIVILSSVGAYAANNQVLDLWIMLASGLAGYLFKKLGYPLAPLVVALVLGDMTEQALRQSLIMGQGSPAIFLHRPIALTFMAAALALVALPALRALRRQARGRRGAAPAPAPAPRG; encoded by the coding sequence GGCCGTGGGGCTGCTGCTGGGTACGGCCATCGGCGTCCTGCCGGGCCTGGGCGGGACCAACGGCATCGCGCTGCTGCTGCCGCTGACGTTCCGGCTCCAGCCGACGTCGGCCATCATCCTGCTCTCGTCGGTCTACTGGGGCGCCATCTTCGGTGGCGCCATCACGTCGATCCTCTTCAACATCCCGGGCGAGCCCTGGTCGGTGGCCACGACGTTCGACGGCCATCCCCTGGCCAAGCAGGGCAAGCCGGGGATCGCGCTGGCGGCGGCCTTCACCTCGTCGTTCATCGGCGCGTTCATCTCCATCGTGCTGTTCACGTTCTTCGCGCCGCCGCTGGCCGAGGTCGCCCTGAAGTTCGGCCCGCCCGAGAACTTCGCGGTGCTCCTGCTGGCGTTCGCCACCATTGCGGGCCTCGAAGGGGGCGACCCCCTCAAGTCGGTGCTCATGACCCTGCTGGGGCTGCTGCTGGGCACCGTCGGGTTCGACATCGTCAGCGGCTCGCCGCGCATGACCTTCGACGTGGTGGCCCTCCAGAGCGGCATCAACTTCATCGTGATCGCCATCGGCCTGTTCGGGCTCGGCGAGATCCTCCTGACGGTGGAGGAGGGGTTGCGGCTGGAGGGCGTGCGCGCGCGCCTGAGTTTCCGCGACGTGTGGGAGACGTGGAAGCTGTTCCCCCGCTACGTCTGGACCATCATCCGGGGCACCGCGCTGGGGTTCTGGATCGGCGTCCTGCCCGGGACCGGGGCCACGCCCGCGTCGTTCATGAGCTACGGCCTGGCCAGGCAGTTCAGCCCGCGCGGCCACCGGTTCGGCACCGGCGAGGTGGAAGGGGTGGTGGCGCCCGAGACGGCAGCCCACGCGGCGGGCATCGGAGCGCTGCTGCCCATGATCACGCTGGGGATCCCGGGTTCGCCCACGGCCGCGGTGATGCTGGCCGGTTTCTTCATCTGGGGCCTCAACCCCGGACCGCTGCTGTTCCGGGAGCAGCGGGAGTTCGTCTGGGGCCTCATCGGCTCCATGTACCTGGCCAACGTCATCGGCGTGCTGATCGTCCTCACCATGGTGCCGGCGTTCGCGGCCATCAACCGCATCCCGTTCGGGATCCTGGCGCCGCTGATCGTCATCCTCTCCAGCGTGGGCGCCTACGCCGCCAACAACCAGGTCCTCGACCTGTGGATCATGCTGGCGTCCGGGCTGGCCGGCTACCTGTTCAAGAAGCTGGGGTACCCGCTGGCGCCGCTGGTCGTGGCGCTGGTGCTCGGCGACATGACCGAGCAGGCGCTGCGGCAGAGCCTGATCATGGGCCAGGGCTCGCCGGCGATCTTCCTGCACCGTCCCATCGCCCTGACCTTCATGGCGGCCGCGCTGGCCCTGGTGGCGTTGCCGGCCCTGCGGGCGCTGCGCCGCCAGGCCCGCGGGCGCCGGGGCGCCGCCCCCGCACCCGCGCCGGCGCCGCGGGGCTAG